One genomic segment of Accipiter gentilis chromosome 29, bAccGen1.1, whole genome shotgun sequence includes these proteins:
- the MDFI gene encoding myoD family inhibitor, whose translation MSQASKHRPSRPEPPRAEPVPPTEAGETSRPSPRQTPAAPSAEPRPPARPAAGPAPPKKEKPLEDDESRKVLTKGSRAELAGAPEAVTCQPQVRAAPQPPSPCTHLLQNGAGRGPDPGGANGEAGNGVFRPLPSTQKPHRKLQSHHSINSQSSKKSKGSSKSASSHIPIEAQEDCCVHCILSCLFCEFLTLCNIVLDCATCGSCTSEDSCICCCCCNSGECADCDLPCDMDCGIIDACCESADCLEICMECCGLCFSS comes from the exons ATGTCCCAGGCCAGCAAGCACCGACCGAGCCGCCCGGAGCCCCCCCGAGCCGAGCCGGTCCCGCCGACAG AAGCGGGCGAGACCTCGCGCCCTTCGCCGAGGCAGACGCCAGCGGCACCATCGGCAgagccgcggccgcccgcccgccccgctgccggccctGCGCCGCCGAAGAAGGAGAAACCCCTGGAAGATGACGAGTCCCGAAAAGTCCTGACGAAGGGCTCCCGGGCTGAGCTCGCAGGCGCTCCCGAAGCTGTGACAT GCCAGCCCCAGGTGcgagcagccccacagccccccagtcCCTGCACCCACCTGCTGCAGAACGGTGCTGGGCGGGGGCCGGATCCAGGCGGTGCCAACGGGGAGGCGGGGAACGGGGTCTtccgccccctccccagcacccagaaGCCTCACCGAAAGCTGCAGTCGCACCACTCCATCAACAgccagagcagcaagaagagcaaGGGCAGCTCCAAGTCGGCCTCTTCCCACATCCCTATTGAGGCGCAAGAAG ACTGCTGCGTCCACTGCAtcctctcctgcctcttctgCGAGTTCCTGACCCTCTGCAACATCGTGCTGGACTGTGCCACTTGCGGCTCCTGCACCTCCGAGGACtcctgcatctgctgctgctgctgcaactcGGGCGAGTGCGCAGACTGCGACCTGCCCTGCGACATGGACTGCGGCATCATTGACGCCTGCTGCGAGTCCGCCGACTGCCTGGAGATCTGCATGGAGTGCTGCGGGCTCTGCTTCTCCTCCTGA